From Gimesia panareensis, the proteins below share one genomic window:
- a CDS encoding family 16 glycoside hydrolase, with protein sequence MRKFICVLFTCLLCSTSTVSAQEFQNLFNGKDLTGWAGRDGFWTVQEGSIVGETTKEHPAKPNTFLVWQDGVVGDFEFKAKVRFKGNNSGVQYRSELVDPQNFALKGYQADLHPKPEYFGMLYGEKTGRGIIAQRFQRVEIGKDGKPKVVAEIGDKNQKLNDWEWNELRIVAVGNRMVHQVNGVNTVDVTDQHPQAYSKGVLGLQLHAGPPMRVEFKDLQYRPLSGKEAAAVLKTAVENTKKAPAAKTSATSSKPGKFDWVSAKPVPNWVWRTDNPTANDPIFLRKKFDIAGGVKAARLYFTCDNRATVWINGKDAGTATDWKNPVMLSDARKLVQSGVNQIAVRANNNGGVAAFILKLEIETADGKKQQISSSTDWKLTDKEAPDWQQASFDDSSWKLKLKPMGAFGSGPWGKPGITTRSGVDVAKLAQNITIAKDFKVELLYEVPANEQGSWVSLTTDGKGRLLASDQGDKGLYRITVTEKGDEPKVKVEKLEIDLSGAQGMVWHDDALYFHKNGGNLYKVTDTNGDDQLDKAEGLPSERSGGEHGNHAVIVAEDGKHLYVIGGNHAALPPQESIVRSHVPTWDEDLLLPREWDANGHARGRLAPGGWISKFSPETKQHEIISTGYRNEYDISLNRAGDLFTYDADMEWDLGTPWYRPTRINVAVSGSDYGWRSGSGKWPEYYEDSLPAVVNIGPGCPTGVISGQGAKFPARYQDAIFALDWTFGTIYAIHLTPDGAGYKGEQEAFCYGSPLPLTDAIVGNDGALYFTIGGRGTQSALFRITYTGKKSTAPVTGEMAGESARKLRRSLEAYHGRQNPEAVAAAWPHLSSSDRWLRHAARVAIESQPVEEWAKKVFSEPNPQARISGAVALARMGNASHRDAQIAALLELNPSELSESQFLGLLRAYALTFIRLGKPTAEQREQVIAELDPYLPSQNKNINTELVRVLVYLESPTVITKALDLIANRGEPEVPDWTELAGRNKNYGSRVLDMLAKHPPSHEINYAFMLRNLRKGWTMDQRRAYIEFINSAAKYPGGNSYAKFLGNLRDEVLGYMSNADRAALADISGEDFNPVPDFKITPPKGPGRTWTIGDASRYTSGGNLQKASFESGRNLFHSMRCAACHRFDGLGGDVGPDLTTVKNKFDARYILESIVEPSKVISDQYQSSIVITEEGRTFTGLVSKDGDKVIVYTADIKAKPIEISADHVEEIQPSPVSQMPQSMLNALSAEEVRDLVAYLLSGGDPKARVYGR encoded by the coding sequence ATGAGAAAATTCATCTGCGTTCTTTTTACCTGTCTGCTCTGCTCAACCAGCACCGTCAGCGCCCAGGAATTCCAGAATCTCTTTAATGGCAAAGATCTGACTGGCTGGGCGGGCAGAGATGGATTCTGGACCGTGCAGGAGGGCTCTATCGTCGGGGAAACCACGAAAGAACACCCTGCCAAACCGAACACGTTCCTCGTCTGGCAGGACGGTGTGGTCGGTGACTTTGAATTCAAGGCCAAGGTTCGCTTCAAAGGCAATAACTCGGGCGTCCAATATCGCAGCGAACTCGTCGATCCCCAGAATTTCGCACTCAAAGGCTATCAGGCCGATCTCCATCCGAAGCCGGAATATTTCGGGATGCTGTATGGCGAGAAAACCGGGCGGGGAATCATCGCACAACGGTTCCAGCGTGTCGAAATCGGGAAAGACGGAAAACCAAAGGTTGTGGCTGAGATTGGCGATAAGAATCAGAAATTGAACGACTGGGAATGGAACGAACTGCGTATCGTTGCGGTCGGCAACCGGATGGTCCACCAGGTGAATGGCGTGAATACCGTCGACGTGACCGATCAGCATCCCCAGGCGTATTCGAAAGGCGTACTCGGCCTGCAACTTCACGCGGGACCTCCGATGCGGGTCGAATTTAAAGATCTGCAATACCGGCCATTGTCAGGCAAAGAGGCAGCTGCAGTCCTGAAAACGGCCGTTGAAAATACGAAAAAAGCGCCTGCTGCAAAAACCTCTGCAACCTCCTCCAAGCCCGGAAAGTTTGACTGGGTCTCCGCTAAACCGGTTCCGAACTGGGTCTGGCGGACAGACAACCCCACAGCCAACGATCCGATCTTCCTGCGTAAGAAATTTGATATCGCGGGAGGAGTCAAAGCAGCCCGCCTCTACTTCACCTGTGATAACCGGGCGACAGTCTGGATCAATGGTAAAGACGCCGGCACCGCCACTGACTGGAAGAACCCCGTCATGCTGAGCGATGCCCGCAAGCTCGTCCAGAGTGGAGTCAATCAAATTGCGGTCCGCGCCAACAACAACGGCGGTGTTGCTGCGTTTATTCTGAAACTGGAAATTGAAACAGCCGATGGCAAAAAACAACAGATCTCTTCCTCGACTGACTGGAAACTGACCGACAAAGAAGCCCCCGACTGGCAGCAGGCCAGCTTCGACGATTCATCCTGGAAACTGAAACTGAAACCGATGGGCGCGTTTGGCAGTGGTCCATGGGGAAAGCCGGGAATCACCACACGTAGCGGAGTCGATGTCGCGAAACTGGCTCAGAACATTACCATCGCCAAAGATTTCAAAGTCGAACTACTCTACGAGGTGCCCGCCAACGAACAAGGCAGTTGGGTTTCACTTACCACAGACGGCAAAGGTCGGTTACTTGCGAGTGACCAGGGAGACAAGGGCCTCTATCGCATCACTGTTACTGAAAAGGGTGATGAACCAAAGGTCAAAGTTGAAAAACTGGAGATTGACCTTTCCGGTGCCCAGGGAATGGTCTGGCACGACGATGCACTTTATTTTCACAAGAATGGTGGCAACCTCTACAAAGTCACTGATACGAACGGCGATGATCAGCTCGATAAAGCGGAGGGCCTGCCCAGCGAACGAAGCGGTGGCGAACATGGCAACCATGCGGTAATCGTGGCAGAAGATGGAAAGCATCTGTATGTCATCGGCGGGAACCATGCTGCCCTTCCCCCTCAGGAAAGCATTGTTCGCTCACATGTTCCCACCTGGGATGAAGACCTGCTGCTGCCACGCGAATGGGATGCCAATGGACACGCCCGCGGTCGACTGGCACCGGGTGGCTGGATTTCAAAGTTCTCTCCAGAGACAAAACAGCACGAGATCATCTCCACCGGCTATCGCAACGAATACGACATCAGCCTCAACCGGGCCGGTGATCTTTTCACCTATGATGCCGACATGGAATGGGACCTCGGAACGCCCTGGTATCGTCCGACCCGCATCAACGTCGCTGTCAGTGGCTCCGATTATGGTTGGCGCAGTGGCTCCGGCAAATGGCCTGAATATTATGAAGACAGCCTGCCTGCCGTCGTGAATATCGGCCCGGGTTGTCCTACAGGTGTGATCAGTGGCCAGGGAGCGAAATTCCCAGCCCGATACCAGGATGCCATTTTCGCACTCGACTGGACGTTCGGCACCATCTATGCGATTCATCTCACTCCGGACGGCGCAGGCTACAAAGGTGAGCAGGAAGCATTCTGCTACGGCTCTCCACTCCCCCTGACTGATGCCATCGTCGGCAACGATGGGGCGCTCTATTTCACCATCGGTGGACGGGGAACCCAGTCTGCTCTGTTCAGAATCACCTATACCGGAAAAAAATCAACCGCCCCCGTGACCGGGGAAATGGCTGGCGAGTCGGCACGAAAACTTCGTCGCAGCCTGGAAGCCTATCATGGCAGACAAAACCCCGAAGCGGTCGCGGCGGCCTGGCCTCACCTATCCAGTTCAGACCGCTGGTTACGACACGCAGCCCGCGTCGCCATCGAATCCCAGCCCGTTGAAGAGTGGGCGAAGAAAGTCTTTTCTGAACCAAATCCACAGGCGCGTATTTCAGGCGCTGTCGCTCTGGCGCGCATGGGGAACGCATCACACCGCGATGCTCAGATCGCTGCCCTGCTGGAATTGAATCCATCTGAGTTGAGTGAGTCCCAGTTCCTGGGACTGTTGCGTGCGTACGCTCTGACATTCATCCGTCTGGGCAAACCAACGGCAGAACAACGTGAGCAGGTCATCGCTGAGCTCGATCCGTACCTGCCCAGTCAGAACAAAAATATCAATACGGAACTGGTCCGAGTCCTGGTTTACCTGGAATCACCGACGGTGATTACAAAAGCGCTGGATCTGATTGCCAACCGGGGTGAACCGGAAGTTCCTGACTGGACCGAACTGGCGGGTCGGAATAAAAACTACGGCAGCCGCGTACTCGACATGCTGGCGAAGCATCCTCCGTCACATGAAATCAACTACGCCTTCATGCTGCGAAATCTGCGCAAAGGCTGGACGATGGACCAGCGTCGGGCCTATATCGAATTCATCAATTCCGCAGCCAAATATCCCGGCGGTAACAGCTATGCCAAGTTCCTGGGAAACCTGCGTGATGAAGTCCTCGGCTACATGAGCAATGCCGACCGCGCCGCCCTGGCTGACATTAGTGGGGAAGATTTCAACCCGGTCCCCGATTTCAAAATTACTCCCCCCAAGGGACCGGGACGAACCTGGACCATTGGAGATGCCAGCCGATACACGTCCGGCGGCAACTTACAGAAAGCCAGCTTTGAAAGCGGCCGCAATCTGTTTCACTCCATGCGCTGTGCCGCCTGTCACCGCTTTGACGGACTGGGAGGAGACGTGGGGCCGGATCTCACAACCGTCAAAAACAAGTTCGACGCCCGCTACATTCTGGAATCGATCGTCGAACCGAGTAAAGTGATTTCGGACCAGTATCAGTCCTCGATCGTGATCACCGAAGAGGGACGGACCTTCACCGGACTGGTCTCAAAAGATGGCGACAAGGTGATTGTCTACACCGCCGACATCAAAGCCAAGCCGATTGAAATTTCGGCTGATCACGTAGAAGAAATCCAGCCCTCTCCCGTTTCCCAAATGCCACAGTCGATGCTGAATGCCCTCAGCGCGGAGGAAGTGCGGGATCTGGTGGCCTACCTGCTCTCGGGAGGCGATCCCAAAGCCCGGGTTTATGGAAGATAG
- the hemL gene encoding glutamate-1-semialdehyde 2,1-aminomutase — MSACPRPKSEAEFERAQKVIPGGVNSPARAFGAVGGHPVVIDRGEGQYLYDIDGNRYIDFVGSWGPHILGHLHPQVMPRIEETLKKGTSFGAPTVLESELAELVAELVPSIEKVRMVNSGTEAAMSAIRLARGFTGRDKIIKFAGCYHGHVDSLLVQAGSGALTLGAPSSPGVPPGCTADTLVLEYNDIAQLKETFSQTGDQIAAVILEPVVGNMGVVLPEPGFLETVRELCTQHSSVFIMDEVMTGFRVALGGAQQRFGVTPDICMLGKVIGGGMPVGAYGGKAEIMDAISPVGSVYQAGTLSGNPIAMASGIATLQCLRETNPYPELETKTQRLTKGLSAAAEKADLPHTIAECGSMFTLFFNPEKVTSYAVSSQNDTDRFARYFQGMLDRGIYLPCSQFEANFTSTCMTDDDIDQTIQAAEEVLQEIG; from the coding sequence ATGTCAGCCTGTCCCCGCCCTAAAAGTGAAGCAGAATTTGAACGCGCCCAGAAGGTCATCCCGGGTGGAGTGAACAGTCCGGCGCGGGCCTTTGGTGCCGTAGGCGGACACCCGGTTGTCATCGATCGAGGTGAGGGACAGTACCTGTATGATATCGACGGCAATCGTTATATCGATTTCGTCGGTTCCTGGGGCCCCCACATTCTGGGGCACCTGCATCCCCAGGTCATGCCCCGCATTGAAGAAACGCTCAAAAAAGGAACCAGCTTTGGAGCACCGACGGTCCTGGAAAGCGAACTGGCAGAACTGGTTGCAGAACTGGTTCCCTCGATTGAAAAAGTGCGGATGGTGAATTCGGGAACCGAAGCCGCCATGAGTGCGATCCGACTGGCTCGTGGCTTTACCGGACGGGATAAGATCATCAAATTTGCCGGCTGTTATCACGGTCACGTCGACAGCCTGCTCGTCCAGGCCGGCAGTGGCGCTTTGACGCTGGGTGCTCCCTCCAGCCCCGGTGTCCCCCCGGGCTGCACGGCGGATACACTGGTCCTGGAATACAATGACATTGCACAGCTCAAGGAAACATTTTCCCAGACCGGCGATCAGATTGCCGCGGTCATCCTGGAACCTGTCGTCGGGAATATGGGCGTGGTCCTGCCCGAGCCCGGATTCCTGGAAACCGTCAGGGAACTCTGTACCCAACACAGTTCCGTCTTCATTATGGATGAGGTCATGACCGGATTTCGTGTTGCTCTCGGCGGTGCTCAGCAACGGTTTGGTGTGACTCCCGATATCTGTATGCTCGGCAAAGTCATCGGAGGGGGCATGCCCGTCGGTGCATATGGGGGCAAGGCAGAGATTATGGATGCAATTTCTCCCGTTGGTTCGGTTTACCAGGCGGGGACGCTGTCGGGGAATCCGATTGCGATGGCATCGGGCATCGCGACTCTGCAGTGCCTGAGAGAGACCAATCCCTACCCGGAACTGGAAACGAAAACACAACGTCTCACGAAGGGACTCTCCGCTGCCGCCGAGAAAGCAGACCTGCCACACACCATCGCAGAATGCGGCTCGATGTTTACGTTGTTCTTCAATCCGGAAAAGGTGACCAGCTACGCGGTTTCCTCGCAAAACGACACAGATCGCTTCGCCCGCTATTTCCAGGGCATGCTCGACCGTGGGATTTATCTCCCCTGCAGCCAGTTTGAGGCCAACTTTACCTCGACCTGCATGACAGACGACGATATCGACCAGACGATTCAGGCAGCAGAGGAAGTGCTCCAGGAAATCGGCTGA
- a CDS encoding M42 family metallopeptidase: MEAKSLEFLKKLLHSPAPSGYERPIQEVVREYVKGFADEVKTDLHGNVIAAVNPDAERRVMLAGHCDQIGLLVQHIDDDGYLWANLIGGWDIQMLIGQNMQVHTASGPVHGVIARKAIHLLTPEERKTVPEIKDLWIDIGAKNGAEAREIVAIGDPITFELGFRPMLNQLASAPGMDNRVGVWVVIEALRQASQKSPHFGVFSVSTVQEEIGLRGAQTSAYSIQPEVGIAVDVTHATDCPAVSKKENGEINVGDGPVVYRGPNVNPVVYTKLTELAGKNDIACQINSISRPAGNDANAMQLNQGGMATGIVAIPNRYMHSPVEVVSLEDLEHAANLLAAFCLAIDENTDFTP; the protein is encoded by the coding sequence ATGGAAGCGAAATCACTGGAATTTCTCAAAAAACTGCTCCACTCCCCAGCTCCGTCAGGATACGAGCGACCGATTCAGGAGGTCGTACGGGAATATGTGAAAGGGTTTGCTGACGAAGTCAAAACAGACCTGCACGGCAACGTGATTGCTGCTGTGAATCCCGATGCAGAACGACGGGTGATGCTGGCCGGGCACTGTGACCAGATCGGTCTTTTGGTACAGCACATTGATGACGACGGCTATTTGTGGGCGAATCTGATTGGAGGCTGGGACATCCAGATGCTGATCGGGCAGAACATGCAGGTGCATACCGCCTCTGGTCCGGTTCACGGGGTCATCGCTCGAAAAGCGATTCACCTGTTGACTCCCGAAGAGCGAAAAACTGTGCCTGAGATCAAAGACCTCTGGATCGACATTGGAGCCAAAAATGGAGCGGAAGCCCGTGAAATAGTCGCCATCGGCGATCCCATTACCTTCGAGCTCGGCTTTCGTCCCATGCTGAACCAGCTGGCTTCCGCGCCCGGGATGGATAACCGGGTCGGCGTCTGGGTTGTGATCGAGGCACTGCGGCAGGCCAGTCAAAAGTCACCTCACTTTGGTGTGTTCTCCGTCTCGACAGTCCAGGAGGAAATCGGACTCCGCGGTGCGCAGACCAGTGCCTATTCGATTCAACCCGAAGTAGGTATCGCCGTCGATGTGACCCATGCCACCGATTGTCCTGCAGTCAGCAAAAAAGAAAATGGCGAGATCAACGTCGGCGATGGTCCGGTCGTTTATCGGGGGCCTAATGTGAATCCGGTCGTCTATACGAAACTGACTGAACTGGCGGGGAAGAACGATATCGCCTGTCAGATCAACAGTATTTCACGTCCTGCCGGGAATGATGCGAACGCGATGCAGTTGAACCAGGGGGGTATGGCGACAGGCATTGTTGCGATTCCCAACCGGTACATGCACAGCCCGGTCGAAGTCGTCTCGCTGGAAGACCTCGAGCATGCGGCGAACCTGCTGGCGGCCTTCTGCCTGGCGATCGACGAAAACACAGACTTCACTCCTTGA
- a CDS encoding ABC1 kinase family protein yields the protein MNYGFDDLVDQLGLRRYLRWGRRLLFWKRTEPEVKLTRAKRIRLALESLGVTFIKFGQVVSTRPDLVPRDVVVELEKLQERVPSFPSETAIAIIERELGEPIDKIYAEFDPVPLAAGSLGQVHKARHHDGTPLVVKVKRPDIDRVIEQDLSLMYELATMIERHFPDAEVFDPVGLVNQFSRTIHRELQFTREARSTDEFYRLFQDDATLYVPKIFWELTQGDIITMEFIDGYRIDDEEELKNLPISPHEVAANGARIFMKMTFEFGVFHADPHPGNFRVRHDGSLCLIDYGMIGVLEEERRDLLVDLLLNVAKKDTNRLVEVVLNIGKAKRVVDHQLLRADLRDFIGNYYGVPLDQISVGKMLTDFINILAIHRIRCPVDIMLLIRALITLEGVASRIAPELNIAQEMEPYIYKLSSERYHPRAIAGRIWSEACSFTKVMHDLPEQVGRTLGKLADDELRIHLDHKGIDHLTTELDRSGNRLAIGMVMSSLILASAITISSDTRLVYISIPIFMMSSLLGIWLIYGVFRSGRL from the coding sequence ATGAATTACGGGTTTGACGATCTCGTCGATCAACTTGGCCTGAGACGCTATCTTCGCTGGGGCCGCAGACTACTGTTCTGGAAACGAACTGAACCAGAAGTCAAATTGACCCGGGCCAAAAGGATTCGCCTCGCGCTGGAAAGCCTGGGGGTGACATTCATCAAGTTTGGTCAGGTTGTCAGTACCCGTCCCGATCTGGTACCCCGGGATGTCGTGGTGGAACTGGAGAAACTCCAGGAGCGGGTTCCCTCGTTTCCCAGCGAGACCGCGATCGCGATTATCGAACGCGAACTGGGAGAACCCATCGATAAAATATATGCTGAGTTTGATCCGGTTCCACTGGCTGCCGGTTCGCTGGGACAGGTCCACAAAGCACGACACCATGACGGCACTCCCCTGGTGGTGAAAGTCAAACGCCCCGACATTGACCGGGTGATCGAGCAGGATTTGAGCCTGATGTACGAACTGGCCACAATGATCGAACGCCATTTTCCGGATGCGGAAGTCTTCGATCCGGTGGGGCTGGTCAACCAGTTTTCTCGGACCATTCATCGCGAACTGCAGTTTACCAGAGAAGCCCGCTCGACCGACGAGTTTTATCGTCTGTTTCAGGACGATGCCACTCTCTATGTTCCGAAGATCTTCTGGGAGCTGACCCAGGGGGATATCATTACCATGGAGTTCATCGACGGGTACCGCATTGATGACGAAGAGGAGTTGAAGAATCTGCCGATCAGTCCGCATGAAGTCGCTGCCAATGGGGCGCGGATCTTTATGAAAATGACATTCGAGTTCGGCGTGTTTCATGCCGATCCTCATCCCGGCAATTTCCGGGTTCGGCACGATGGTTCACTGTGTTTGATTGATTACGGTATGATTGGCGTGCTGGAAGAAGAACGCCGAGACCTGCTCGTGGATCTGTTACTGAATGTGGCGAAAAAGGATACCAACCGCCTGGTTGAAGTGGTGCTGAATATTGGTAAGGCCAAGCGGGTCGTGGATCATCAGTTACTCAGGGCCGACTTGCGCGATTTTATCGGCAATTATTACGGGGTCCCCCTGGATCAGATCAGTGTCGGAAAGATGCTGACTGACTTTATCAATATACTGGCGATCCACCGGATCCGTTGTCCGGTCGATATCATGCTGCTGATTCGGGCTCTGATCACTCTGGAAGGAGTGGCTTCGCGGATTGCACCTGAATTGAATATTGCACAGGAGATGGAGCCTTATATTTATAAGCTCTCCTCGGAACGCTATCATCCCCGTGCGATTGCCGGCCGGATCTGGTCCGAAGCCTGCAGCTTTACGAAAGTCATGCACGATTTGCCCGAACAGGTTGGCAGGACACTGGGGAAACTGGCCGATGACGAATTGCGGATTCACCTCGATCACAAAGGCATTGATCACCTGACAACCGAACTGGACCGTTCCGGAAATCGCCTGGCGATCGGAATGGTGATGTCATCATTGATACTGGCTTCTGCCATCACGATCTCATCTGATACGCGACTGGTTTATATCAGTATCCCGATTTTCATGATGTCGAGTCTGTTGGGGATCTGGCTGATTTATGGTGTCTTTCGCAGTGGGCGATTGTAA
- a CDS encoding HDOD domain-containing protein yields MTDWTKLRKELIGEGKQSPLPPEIKLPMLPKAVMEFSRKAEDPNSTPKELSKIIETDAGISCELLRMVNSSAFGLRRKVSSIQQTITLLGIRSTKLFLVTTGLKQAMASNESKLINLPNFWSTNLERALMAREIACLMKVDADIAFSAAMLEDFLLPILSKELFDLYLKFTVNQDSEPCLLNEYERRHFSWDHSAAAANVMLDWSFPDDLICAVYLHHEGLKLLTDDELGKTAAAAVAVASLIPDPLRQNPQGLNQLLTLNDAWPEFKLFELADKIDQELREEASTTGNYLSLKNRLEKHAVLLEAE; encoded by the coding sequence ATGACCGACTGGACAAAACTGCGTAAAGAGCTGATTGGTGAGGGAAAACAGAGCCCTCTCCCTCCCGAAATTAAACTTCCCATGCTGCCGAAAGCCGTGATGGAATTCTCGCGTAAAGCAGAGGATCCCAATTCCACTCCGAAAGAGCTCAGTAAGATTATCGAAACCGATGCCGGGATTTCGTGCGAGCTGTTAAGAATGGTCAACTCCAGCGCGTTCGGATTACGCCGGAAAGTTTCTTCGATTCAACAGACAATTACGTTACTGGGAATTCGTTCTACCAAGCTCTTTCTGGTGACCACCGGGCTGAAACAGGCTATGGCTTCGAACGAATCCAAGCTGATCAACCTGCCCAATTTCTGGAGTACGAATCTGGAACGGGCGCTGATGGCGCGAGAAATCGCCTGCCTGATGAAGGTCGACGCAGATATCGCCTTCTCCGCAGCAATGCTGGAGGACTTTCTGCTGCCCATCCTGTCGAAAGAACTATTTGACCTGTACCTGAAGTTCACGGTCAATCAGGACAGCGAGCCCTGTCTGCTGAATGAATATGAGCGCCGGCATTTCAGCTGGGATCACAGTGCTGCTGCTGCAAATGTGATGCTGGACTGGTCTTTCCCGGACGATCTGATCTGTGCCGTCTACCTGCATCATGAGGGTTTAAAACTGCTCACCGATGATGAACTTGGTAAAACTGCTGCTGCTGCTGTGGCTGTTGCATCACTGATCCCGGATCCGCTTCGGCAAAACCCGCAGGGATTAAATCAGCTGCTGACACTGAATGACGCCTGGCCGGAATTCAAACTGTTTGAACTGGCCGACAAGATCGATCAGGAGTTGAGGGAAGAAGCTTCCACAACCGGAAATTATCTGTCTTTGAAGAACCGCCTTGAAAAGCATGCGGTTCTCCTGGAAGCTGAATAG
- a CDS encoding PQQ-binding-like beta-propeller repeat protein yields the protein MKIIQTILLLLVSFTNPICHAGDWPQILGPYRNGHAAGETLAASWPSGGPEVKWQRPVGSGFAGLAVSQNTAVLFHRVGDQETVEALNAETGEVLWKQTAPVSYRGTFNPNDGPIAVPLIHNNQIYTFGIAGRLQCLDLKNGKVIWSRDTHKEFQVGEGYFGVGSTPIIVDDKLLVNVGGKRKHAGVVAFSLDRGFTQWQAMQDDASYSSPTSAFLHGRYYAIFITRLHLAGLDPKNGNVLFQFPFGKRGPTVNGADPVVVGNHVFATSSYGVGGFWGQIEQIGTREIWRSEKPMASQYTTPIEYDGKLIGIDGRQDIGTARLICFDPETRKVKWEENNFGYATLLEADNKLIIMKTDGTLVLAEASLETYKELASEQIFNSTTRALPALSNGLLYVRDGKTLKCLKLGADAPATPEKTTTN from the coding sequence ATGAAAATTATTCAAACCATCTTACTGCTGCTTGTCAGCTTCACCAATCCCATTTGCCACGCGGGTGACTGGCCCCAGATCCTGGGACCGTATCGCAATGGCCATGCAGCCGGTGAAACGCTCGCTGCTTCCTGGCCATCAGGTGGACCGGAAGTGAAATGGCAACGCCCGGTTGGAAGTGGGTTCGCCGGACTGGCGGTCTCCCAGAATACCGCGGTACTCTTTCACCGTGTTGGTGATCAGGAAACCGTCGAAGCCTTGAATGCAGAAACAGGTGAGGTTCTCTGGAAACAGACCGCCCCTGTCAGCTACCGGGGGACGTTTAATCCCAATGATGGCCCGATTGCAGTCCCCTTGATCCACAACAACCAGATCTATACTTTTGGAATCGCGGGCCGCCTGCAGTGTCTGGATCTCAAAAACGGCAAAGTCATCTGGTCTCGTGATACCCACAAAGAATTCCAGGTGGGTGAAGGTTATTTCGGAGTCGGCAGCACCCCGATCATTGTGGATGATAAGCTGCTGGTGAATGTGGGTGGGAAACGCAAGCATGCCGGCGTGGTCGCATTTTCACTGGATCGGGGATTTACTCAGTGGCAAGCCATGCAGGACGATGCCAGCTACTCTTCTCCGACCTCTGCATTCCTGCATGGACGCTATTACGCGATTTTCATCACCCGACTGCACCTGGCCGGCCTGGACCCGAAAAATGGAAACGTGCTATTTCAGTTTCCCTTTGGCAAACGGGGACCGACCGTCAATGGCGCCGATCCTGTTGTCGTTGGCAACCATGTCTTTGCTACCTCCAGCTACGGCGTGGGAGGCTTCTGGGGCCAGATCGAGCAAATCGGCACCCGGGAAATCTGGCGTAGTGAAAAACCCATGGCCAGCCAATATACGACTCCGATTGAGTATGACGGCAAGCTGATCGGCATCGACGGCCGCCAGGATATCGGCACAGCACGTCTGATCTGTTTTGATCCGGAAACGCGCAAAGTCAAATGGGAAGAGAACAATTTTGGCTATGCGACGTTACTTGAAGCCGACAATAAACTGATTATCATGAAAACCGATGGCACACTGGTTCTGGCAGAAGCCTCCCTGGAAACCTATAAAGAACTGGCCAGCGAACAAATTTTCAATTCCACCACACGTGCCCTGCCCGCCCTGTCAAACGGACTGCTCTACGTCAGGGACGGCAAGACACTGAAATGCCTGAAACTGGGAGCAGACGCCCCAGCCACACCAGAGAAAACAACTACGAACTAG